The DNA window GCTGATTTAGAATATTCAAAAGAAGCCCTTGAAGTTAAAGGTCTTTTTTATAACAAAAAAATCACGGTTTATGTTGAAGGTAAGGATGATCCTCTTTTTTGGGACAACTTATTCAATTTAGCAGAAGTCGAAGCGCATATAGAAGAGGTAGGAGGAAGTTTAGAATTAGAAAAATATATAACTAACATAGTCGATTCGAATGCGGAATTTTATGTAGCAACAGATAATGACCATAATGATTTTTTAGAAAATATTGTTACACATCCAAGAATCATAAGAACTTACGGTTATTCAATTGAAAATTCAATGTATCGTAGCTATAATGAAATTGAAAATACTATTTCAAAATTTTGTAGAAAGAAAGTTGACATTTCAGTCGATTATAATAAATGGTTAGCAGATTTTTCAACATCAGTTCGCGACTTAATAATATTAGACATTGCTAATCATAAATTTCAAAAAGGAATTAGTATTTTCGGAGACAACTGTTATAAGTTTTTAAAAGGGCAAAAATCATTTGAGATTTGTAATTTGAAAACAGAAAAATTTATTGAGAGTGTTCGACCAAGTTTTTCAACAGAAGAAATTGAAATAGTTGAAGATTTGGTTAATCAGACAGAAAAAGAACTTTGGTTCCATATTAAAGGCCACTTTATAACACATGCAATAATTAATTTAATAAAAAAACTAGTTCGCAAAAATTCAGGACAAAATATTAGTCTAACAAATGACTTCCTATATACCTTGACAATTGAATGTAAAGAAGATTGGGAAAATCGAATTGATTTAAAAACAGTTATTGACGAAATTAAGAAAATAAACAATTAGTGAAATAACTGTGCCTAACAACGTGTATAATTAATTGTTGGTTCTGTGTGTACTCGGAAAATCCTGCGGATTTTCCTCCGGTTCGTTTTCTTTTACTAATTTAGACCTAGCCAACACAACTAACCATACACGAACACGTTAACAACAATAGTGCAAAAATTCAACAGTACTACTCTATTTGAACTATTGTTATTAATACAAAAATCTCAAATTTCTCATTTAAGATTTTCGCTTTATCATTTTTTGGAGAACTAAACGCTTTTTGGTTTGTTTTTGCTTATTAAGTTATAGCTAGAAAACTCTCAAGAAAATTGATCACTTAAATGGCAAACAATTTATTTTTAGAATAATATGTTTTATCATTTAAAATTGTTTTTTCGTAAGTCAGCCAAATTATCGATAGCGTTCTGTATCGTTCTAAAATCCAAAAAAGGTGTTCGTTAGTATTCCTGTGGTGCAACCTAAATGCTATTATGGACTTTTCTCTTTTGCCAAATCAACGGTTTCTTGGGAGTATCAGCTAATGTTAGTTATAGCATTCTCTTTCGGTTGCTGTGAAGTATATAGCTAGTTCTGTGATTCACCAATGACTTGTGCTGCACTACAGTTGCTAACAACGTGTATAATTAATTACTGCGGAATTTCCAATCGGAAATTCACAATAATTAATTAACTTAGCTGCTAATCGGAAAATGACTTACGCCATTTTCCGTAACTAATCATACACAAAACCGTTAGCAGCAATTTAGGCAAAACATTAATGATTACTGAAATAATTGAAAAAGCAAGTCATTGGATTAACAATCAAAATTTTGAACAAGAAATGATTGTCTTGGAAGAAGGAATTGAAAAACATAATCATTGTTTTTTGCTGAGTTGGTGTAAAAAATCTGAAAAGGAACTGAACTGGGAACAAAAAACCTCTTGGGTTGGAATTGGGCGAATATTGATTAGTAAGGATGGAAACACAGCAGAATTTGAGGGTTCTTCACCAGGAGTTGATTGGGTTCATCATTTTGAACTTAAATTGCAAAATCTTGAGGATTATTGGAGTTTAGAAATTCCTTATTCAAAAGGTAATATTTCAAAGCTGAAATCAATACTTAATCGTTCAACGCCTGAATTACTAAAAATGGTGAATAATAATGAAAAAATAATCTTGACTGAATCAAAAGCTTGGTGTGACAATTACACCGAATTAGAAGAAATTGCTAATAATTTGAATAATGTTGGCATTCATTGCGAATTAGAAGTGAAAACAAGAAAAAACAGCTGCTAACAACGTGTATAACTAATTGCTGGTGCATTGTGTACTCGGAAAATCCTAGTGGATTTTCCTCTGGTTCGTGATAGTTTAGTATCTTTAAGCA is part of the Psychroserpens ponticola genome and encodes:
- a CDS encoding DUF4435 domain-containing protein — translated: MADLEYSKEALEVKGLFYNKKITVYVEGKDDPLFWDNLFNLAEVEAHIEEVGGSLELEKYITNIVDSNAEFYVATDNDHNDFLENIVTHPRIIRTYGYSIENSMYRSYNEIENTISKFCRKKVDISVDYNKWLADFSTSVRDLIILDIANHKFQKGISIFGDNCYKFLKGQKSFEICNLKTEKFIESVRPSFSTEEIEIVEDLVNQTEKELWFHIKGHFITHAIINLIKKLVRKNSGQNISLTNDFLYTLTIECKEDWENRIDLKTVIDEIKKINN